Proteins encoded in a region of the Sugiyamaella lignohabitans strain CBS 10342 chromosome B, complete sequence genome:
- the ASF1 gene encoding nucleosome assembly factor ASF1 (Nucleosome assembly factor; involved in chromatin assembly and disassembly, anti-silencing protein that causes derepression of silent loci when overexpressed; plays a role in regulating Ty1 transposition; relocalizes to the cytosol in response to hypoxia; GO_component: GO:0005829 - cytosol [Evidence IDA] [PMID 22932476]; GO_component: GO:0005634 - nucleus [Evidence IEA,IEA,IEA]; GO_component: GO:0005634 - nucleus [Evidence IDA] [PMID 11404324]; GO_component: GO:0005634 - nucleus [Evidence IDA] [PMID 22932476]; GO_function: GO:0042393 - histone binding [Evidence IMP] [PMID 15840725]; GO_process: GO:0006335 - DNA replication-dependent nucleosome assembly [Evidence IDA] [PMID 11412995]; GO_process: GO:0006336 - DNA replication-independent nucleosome assembly [Evidence IDA] [PMID 16303565]; GO_process: GO:0006333 - chromatin assembly or disassembly [Evidence IEA]; GO_process: GO:0016568 - chromatin modification [Evidence IEA]; GO_process: GO:0030466 - chromatin silencing at silent mating-type cassette [Evidence IGI] [PMID 15840725]; GO_process: GO:0006348 - chromatin silencing at telomere [Evidence IGI] [PMID 15840725]; GO_process: GO:0033523 - histone H2B ubiquitination [Evidence IMP] [PMID 24824343]; GO_process: GO:0016573 - histone acetylation [Evidence IMP] [PMID 16627621]; GO_process: GO:0043486 - histone exchange [Evidence IMP] [PMID 17679090]; GO_process: GO:0006337 - nucleosome disassembly [Evidence IMP] [PMID 16678113]; GO_process: GO:0035066 - positive regulation of histone acetylation [Evidence IDA,IMP] [PMID 17272722]; GO_process: GO:0035066 - positive regulation of histone acetylation [Evidence IMP] [PMID 17679090]; GO_process: GO:0035066 - positive regulation of histone acetylation [Evidence IMP,IPI] [PMID 17690098]; GO_process: GO:0035066 - positive regulation of histone acetylation [Evidence IDA,IGI,IMP] [PMID 18458063]; GO_process: GO:0032968 - positive regulation of transcription elongation from RNA polymerase II promoter [Evidence IDA] [PMID 22308335]; GO_process: GO:0043618 - regulation of transcription from RNA polymerase II promoter in response to stress [Evidence IMP] [PMID 19620280]; GO_process: GO:0006355 - regulation of transcription, DNA-templated [Evidence IEA]; GO_process: GO:0006351 - transcription, DNA-templated [Evidence IEA]), whose product MSIVSLLNISVLNNPAPFTAPYEFEITFECVEPLKDGELQLTVLLRTPSSLLTTPRSGMEINLCRIFYIVSEPTDAYPPEQQDIDLVDDEEEYGAEEEQEDEGDEEDEADEEETDDIEVEGEEGEGENVEEDIDEEIEDEEEGDPEAEAEVEADVEGDIDAEADEGDDDDDDEEEEEGNDDNENNKN is encoded by the exons ATGTCAATTGTTTCACTACTAAATATCAGCGTGTTGAATAATCCAGCACCTTTCACAGCTCCTTATGAGTTTGAAATTACTTTTGAATGTGTCGAACCTCTGAAAGATGGTGAGTTGCAACTGACAGTTTTGCTACGTACACCGAGCTCTTTACTAACCACACCTAGATCTGGAATGGAAATTAATTTATGTCGGATCTTCTACATCGTAA GTGAACCAACGGATGCTTATCCGCCAGAACAACAAGATATCGATTtagttgatgatgaagaggaataTGGAGCTGAggaagagcaagaagatgaaggggatgaagaagatgaagccGATGAAGAGGAGACTGATGACATTGAGGTGGAGGGTGAggaaggagaaggagaaaatgttgaagaagacatagatgaagaaattgaagatgaggaagaaggtGATCCCGAGGCAGAGGCCGAAGTCGAGGCCGATGTGGAGGGTGACATAGACGCTGAGGCAGATGAAggagacgacgatgatgacgatgaagaagaagaagaaggtaaTGACGATAacgaaaataataaaaattaa
- the SMF1 gene encoding divalent metal ion transporter SMF1 (Divalent metal ion transporter; broad specificity for di-valent and tri-valent metals; post-translationally regulated by levels of metal ions; member of the Nramp family of metal transport proteins; GO_component: GO:0016021 - integral component of membrane [Evidence IEA]; GO_component: GO:0016021 - integral component of membrane [Evidence ISM] [PMID 12192589]; GO_component: GO:0016020 - membrane [Evidence IEA,IEA]; GO_component: GO:0005886 - plasma membrane [Evidence IEA,IEA]; GO_component: GO:0005886 - plasma membrane [Evidence IDA] [PMID 8643535]; GO_function: GO:0022890 - inorganic cation transmembrane transporter activity [Evidence IDA] [PMID 10574989]; GO_function: GO:0046872 - metal ion binding [Evidence IEA]; GO_function: GO:0015295 - solute:proton symporter activity [Evidence IDA] [PMID 10574989]; GO_function: GO:0005215 - transporter activity [Evidence IEA]; GO_process: GO:0015691 - cadmium ion transport [Evidence IGI] [PMID 9115231]; GO_process: GO:0006876 - cellular cadmium ion homeostasis [Evidence IGI] [PMID 9115231]; GO_process: GO:0006878 - cellular copper ion homeostasis [Evidence IGI] [PMID 9115231]; GO_process: GO:0030026 - cellular manganese ion homeostasis [Evidence IMP] [PMID 8643535]; GO_process: GO:0006825 - copper ion transport [Evidence IGI] [PMID 9115231]; GO_process: GO:0006826 - iron ion transport [Evidence IGI] [PMID 10930410]; GO_process: GO:0006828 - manganese ion transport [Evidence IMP] [PMID 8643535]; GO_process: GO:0006810 - transport [Evidence IEA,IEA]), with protein sequence MTADKEIISTTSAREEKSSNGDQKHGVMKTIHSKIFNVKYESKGDYDLNRLGRDTLSSPDSLTLHSFNGSCASGSCHNVVVKIRRASSKVGRKVVAAAKFIGPGMMVAVAYMDPGNYSTDVAAGAQKQYALLFVVLLSNLLAIFLQSLAIKLGAVTGHDLAVNCRVHLPKWVGYALYVFAEVAIIATDIAEVIGTAIALNILFNIPLMAGVILTIVDVLIVLLAYRPGNGMLTVRIFELGVMILLFGVVICFAVELSRIPPVNVGHVLRGYIPSSDVINGGGLYLSCGILGATVMPHSLYLGSALIKPRVHEYDVAHGNVTEDMSAADMEEKYQPTFMAIKSILNKSIIELAISLCTVAIFVNSAILIVSGATMFDNSSVVDADLYGIYRILGEILSKSAATLFMVALLCSGQSAGIVCTIAGQIVSEGHIKWKFRPWLRRIITRAIAIVPCVVVVAAVGKSGLNATLNASQVALSILLPFLTAPLIYLTSKKEVMSVTVHRDRPVIDVEEPQVGYSVVDMSNGILCKILGFSVWLFIAILNVYLIVLLGLSSRH encoded by the coding sequence ATGACAGCTGATAAAGAAATCATTTCTACGACTTCTGCAAGGGAAGAGAAATCCAGTAATGGAGATCAAAAACATGGAGTAATGAAAACAATACATTCGAAGATATTCAATGTCAAATACGAGAGCAAGGGTGACTATGATTTAAACCGTCTTGGCAGGGATACACTTTCGTCGCCTGATTCGCTCACTCTCCATTCCTTTAATGGTAGTTGTGCAAGTGGATCATGCCACAACGTCGTAGTGAAAATTAGAAGAGCTTCCAGCAAAGTTGGTCGAAAGGTAGTAGCAGCCGCTAAATTTATAGGACCTGGGATGATGGTAGCTGTCGCATATATGGATCCAGGGAATTACTCTACAGACGTCGCAGCTGGAGCACAAAAACAATACGCTTtactttttgttgttttgttgtCAAATCTGCTGGCAATTTTTTTACAGTCTCTGGCGATTAAACTCGGAGCAGTGACAGGCCATGATCTCGCAGTCAATTGTCGTGTGCATCTACCGAAGTGGGTGGGTTACGCATTATATGTTTTTGCCGAAGTAGCAATCATCGCTACGGATATTGCAGAAGTTATCGGTACTGCCATCGCGTTAAATATTCTATTTAATATTCCTCTGATGGCTGGTGTTATACTTACGATTGTTGACGTTTTAATAGTACTTCTTGCATATCGTCCAGGTAATGGAATGTTGACTGTTAGGATATTTGAATTGGGCGTCATGATACTTTTGTTTGGTGTTGTGATATGCTTTGCTGTTGAGCTGTCACGTATACCACCTGTAAATGTAGGTCATGTGCTTCGTGGTTATATTCCCTCATCAGATGTCATTAATGGGGGCGGATTATATCTGTCCTGTGGAATTTTAGGTGCCACTGTGATGCCTCATAGTCTCTACCTTGGTTCTGCATTAATTAAGCCAAGAGTTCACGAATACGACGTGGCGCATGGAAACGTCACTGAGGATATGTCTGCAGCTGACATGGAGGAAAAATATCAGCCTACATTTATGGCCATTAAGAGTATTCTGAACAAGTCCATTATTGAACTAGCTATTTCTCTATGTACTGTGGCAATTTTCGTCAATAGTGCTATTttaattgtttctggtgcaACAATGTTCGATAACTCGTCAGTGGTCGACGCAGATCTCTACGGTATCTATCGTATTTTAGGAGAGATTTTATCCAAGTCTGCTGCCACATTGTTTATGGTTGCATTACTTTGCTCTGGTCAGTCTGCCGGTATAGTTTGTACAATTGCTGGGCAGATTGTTAGTGAGGGCCACATTAAATGGAAATTCCGTCCTTGGTTAAGACGTATTATCACCAGAGCCATTGCAATTGTGCCATGTGTGGTAGTCGTCGCAGCGGTCGGGAAATCTGGTCTTAACGCAACTTTAAATGCATCTCAAGTGGCGTTATCTATTCTTTTGCCATTTCTTACTGCTCcacttatttatttgacTTCTAAAAAGGAAGTCATGTCTGTGACTGTTCACCGCGATAGACCTGTTATAGATGTAGAAGAACCCCAGGTCGGTTATTCTGTAGTTGACATGTCGAATGGCATATTGTGCAAAATTCTGGGGTTTTCTGTTTGGTTATTCATTGCCATCCTCAATGTATATCTCATTGTACTGTTGGGATTAAGCAGCCGCcattaa
- the HRP1 gene encoding Hrp1p (Subunit of cleavage factor I; cleavage factor I is a five-subunit complex required for the cleavage and polyadenylation of pre-mRNA 3' ends; RRM-containing heteronuclear RNA binding protein and hnRNPA/B family member that binds to poly (A) signal sequences; GO_component: GO:0005737 - cytoplasm [Evidence IEA,IEA]; GO_component: GO:0005737 - cytoplasm [Evidence IDA] [PMID 9334319]; GO_component: GO:0010494 - cytoplasmic stress granule [Evidence IDA] [PMID 18981231]; GO_component: GO:0005849 - mRNA cleavage factor complex [Evidence IPI] [PMID 11344258]; GO_component: GO:0005634 - nucleus [Evidence IEA,IEA]; GO_component: GO:0005634 - nucleus [Evidence IDA] [PMID 11914276]; GO_component: GO:0005634 - nucleus [Evidence IDA] [PMID 15572678]; GO_component: GO:0005634 - nucleus [Evidence IDA] [PMID 9334319]; GO_function: GO:0003723 - RNA binding [Evidence IEA]; GO_function: GO:0003723 - RNA binding [Evidence IDA] [PMID 9334319]; GO_function: GO:0003729 - mRNA binding [Evidence IDA] [PMID 15703440]; GO_function: GO:0003729 - mRNA binding [Evidence IDA] [PMID 17684230]; GO_function: GO:0003729 - mRNA binding [Evidence IDA] [PMID 23222640]; GO_function: GO:0003676 - nucleic acid binding [Evidence IEA]; GO_function: GO:0000166 - nucleotide binding [Evidence IEA]; GO_process: GO:0006379 - mRNA cleavage [Evidence IDA] [PMID 11344258]; GO_process: GO:0006378 - mRNA polyadenylation [Evidence IDA] [PMID 11344258]; GO_process: GO:0006378 - mRNA polyadenylation [Evidence IMP] [PMID 9334319]; GO_process: GO:0006397 - mRNA processing [Evidence IEA]; GO_process: GO:0000184 - nuclear-transcribed mRNA catabolic process, nonsense-mediated decay [Evidence IEA]): MFIGGLNWETTDESLKAYFSKYGQVLECNIMRDNVTGRSRGFGFLTFDSVEAVNKVVSQSEHYLDGKIIDPKRAIPREEQNKTAKIFVGGVGSDVNDRDFKSFFEKYGVVIDAQLMLDKDTGRPRGFGFVTFDSDEAVEKILSEHVLILKNKAIEVKRAEPRGGKGGNMGDHSGRNDYQGNAYGRNALGRGGNVGYGGHGEQSSQNNYMAGMNPAMMSQYYSWYMNAMRQQQMQLQGQGGNSPGGDQTQNPAMAAMFSMMQQQQQQQQQQQVQAGGSASPPALPGSGSPGLPQPRPYEDVEGNGDDDRHGYRDRDDDSRGRYSGSYRDDRGGNWSRDRSRSPRSNPPSGPRGGRRSGGHGRRRDRGDRRDRGDRGDRGDRGDRGGDSSYSGYQR, encoded by the coding sequence ATGTTCATTGGTGGATTGAATTGGGAAACTACGGATGAGTCTCTTAAAGCGTATTTTTCTAAATATGGACAAGTTTTGGAGTGTAACATCATGAGAGACAATGTTACCGGTCGTTCTAGAGGGTTTGGATTCCTTACATTTGACAGTGTGGAAGCAGTCAACAAAGTTGTTTCTCAATCAGAACATTATTTGGATGGCAAAATTATTGATCCAAAGCGAGCAATTCCTCGTGAGGAGCAGAACAAGACTGCCAAGATTTTTGTGGGTGGTGTTGGCAGTGATGTCAATGATCGTGATTTCAAAAGCTTTTTCGAAAAATATGGTGTTGTTATTGATGCTCAACTTATGCTCGACAAAGATACTGGCCGTCCTCGaggttttggttttgtcaCTTTTGATAGTGATGAAGCTGTTGAAAAAATCCTTTCTGAACATGTGTTAATACTAAAGAATAAGGCAATTGAAGTCAAGCGTGCTGAACCCAGAGGTGGTAAGGGAGGAAATATGGGTGACCACTCCGGAAGAAATGACTACCAGGGCAATGCTTATGGTAGAAATGCTCTTGGTAGAGGCGGGAATGTCGGATACGGTGGCCATGGAGAGCAGAGCAGCCAAAATAACTATATGGCTGGTATGAACCCTGCAATGATGTCGCAGTATTATTCATGGTATATGAATGCTATGCGCCAACAACAAATGCAGCTTCAAGGTCAAGGTGGAAACAGTCCTGGTGGTGATCAAACTCAGAACCCTGCTATGGCCGCTATGTTCAGTATGatgcaacagcaacagcaacagcaacagcaacagcaagtCCAGGCTGGTGGTAGTGCTAGTCCTCCTGCTCTGCCAGGCAGCGGCAGCCCAGGTTTACCTCAACCAAGACCATATGAGGATGTGGAAGGGAacggtgatgatgatagaCATGGATATAGGGACCGCGATGACGACTCTAGGGGTCGTTATTCAGGTTCCTATCGCGATGACAGAGGCGGTAACTGGAGCCGAGATAGGTCCAGATCACCGAGATCTAATCCACCATCTGGACCCCGTGGTGGACGTAGAAGTGGTGGACATGGCCGTAGACGAGATCGCGGTGATCGCAGAGATCGTGGTGACCGAGGTGACCGTGGAGATCGTGGGGATCGTGGAGGTGATTCCAGTTACAGCGGGTATCAACGTTAA
- the ZRT3 gene encoding Zn(2+) transporter ZRT3 (Vacuolar membrane zinc transporter; transports zinc from storage in the vacuole to the cytoplasm when needed; transcription is induced under conditions of zinc deficiency; GO_component: GO:0000329 - fungal-type vacuole membrane [Evidence IDA] [PMID 10856230]; GO_component: GO:0016021 - integral component of membrane [Evidence IEA]; GO_component: GO:0016021 - integral component of membrane [Evidence ISM] [PMID 12192589]; GO_component: GO:0016020 - membrane [Evidence IEA,IEA]; GO_component: GO:0005774 - vacuolar membrane [Evidence IEA]; GO_component: GO:0005773 - vacuole [Evidence IEA]; GO_function: GO:0046873 - metal ion transmembrane transporter activity [Evidence IEA]; GO_function: GO:0005385 - zinc ion transmembrane transporter activity [Evidence IMP] [PMID 10856230]; GO_process: GO:0006882 - cellular zinc ion homeostasis [Evidence IMP] [PMID 10856230]; GO_process: GO:0006811 - ion transport [Evidence IEA]; GO_process: GO:0030001 - metal ion transport [Evidence IEA]; GO_process: GO:0055085 - transmembrane transport [Evidence IEA]; GO_process: GO:0006810 - transport [Evidence IEA]; GO_process: GO:0006829 - zinc ion transport [Evidence IEA]; GO_process: GO:0006829 - zinc ion transport [Evidence IMP] [PMID 10856230]): MYRLLPEALEYFESSPELKGNYQLANIVLISSYILGILICAGFNAVIHALTSQSVVHCVHEGEEGDNHGDHDHDHDVEEPARLYDEEYRISSANKHSHNIRHHHHRDDDERAHHNQHSLAHSHSNLHSHSHADLDRSKSADFALKSASQLHPADGHSQELAQELACSSSSSASFDEQDETSPLLENMVPIATIENGDGEAPEITNVTTTRPRLPTRKISLLDITHSTLRGQKSMGLCMGYASIEQCLYSKCCDINEGDDNSRLQTIVLPPIDEAHHDMYRQNLSGQLHRSASRQSVHSNHSEHPQYHHHHVISEYSQLFSIGIQTALAITLHKIPEGILTFATYHADKSLGFSVFLALAIHNFSEGFTIVFPLYLATRNRLVAFSIAALLGGISQPLGAVIAWFFFRNKFTNESTSLTFGLIVSLTAGFMSIIGLQMYGTSITFGGQQQVTLAWAFAGVTLVGVSACLI; this comes from the coding sequence ATGTATAGATTACTACCAGAAGCATTGGAATATTTTGAATCGAGTCCAGAATTAAAGGGTAATTACCAGTTGGCAAATATTGTACTAATCAGCTCATATATACTTGGCATACTCATCTGTGCAGGTTTCAACGCTGTTATTCATGCTCTAACTTCGCAAAGTGTTGTGCATTGTGTCCACGAAGGTGAAGAAGGTGATAATCACGGTGATCACGATCATGATcatgatgttgaagaaccAGCTAGGCTCTATGATGAGGAATACCGAATATCCTCGGCTAATAAACACAGTCACAATATTCgccatcatcaccatcgtgatgatgatgaaagaGCTCACCATAACCAGCATTCTCTGGCACATTCGCACTCAAACTTGCATTCACATTCTCATGCTGACTTAGATCGTTCTAAATCTGCAGACTTCGCTTTGAAGTCAGCCTCCCAGCTCCACCCTGCTGATGGCCATTCTCAGGAGTTAGCTCAAGAGTTAGCTTGTAGTTCAAGCTCATCTGCTAGTTTTGATGAACAGGATGAGACCTCACCACTTCTAGAAAATATGGTTCCTATTGCAACGATTGAGAATGGCGATGGCGAAGCGCCAGAGATAACTAACGTCACTACTACTCGGCCCCGATTGCCCACCCGTAAAATCAGTTTGCTTGATATCACCCACAGTACTTTGCGTGGCCAAAAATCTATGGGACTTTGTATGGGATATGCCTCCATTGAGCAGTGCCTTTATTCTAAGTGTTGCGACATTAACGAAGGAGATGACAATTCGCGTTTGCAAACTATTGTATTGCCTCCAATAGACGAAGCACATCACGACATGTACAGGCAAAATCTAAGCGGACAGCTTCATAGGAGTGCTTCTCGGCAGTCTGTGCACTCTAATCATTCCGAACATCCccaatatcatcatcatcatgtTATCTCGGAGTATTCGCAACTTTTTTCCATAGGTATTCAAACAGCGTTAGCAATTACCTTACACAAAATACCAGAGGGTATTTTAACATTTGCAACATACCATGCGGACAAGTCGTTAGGGTTCAGTGTGTTTCTTGCCTTAGCCATTCACAATTTTTCTGAGGGTTTTACCATTGTCTTCCCATTGTACTTAGCGACTCGCAATAGACTGGTTGCCTTTTCCATAGCTGCACTACTTGGTGGTATCAGTCAGCCACTTGGTGCTGTTATAGCctggttttttttcaggAACAAATTCACAAACGAGTCAACGAGTCTGACGTTTGGTTTGATTGTTAGTTTAACGGCAGGCTTTATGAGTATAATCGGCCTTCAAATGTACGGTACGAGTATTACATTTGGCGGCCAACAACAGGTCACCTTGGCATGGGCTTTTGCAGGGGTGACTCTAGTTGGTGTTTCAGCTTGTTTAATTTAA